AGATTAGCTTTTTCCCAAATCTGAACCGGTTCTCTCCCTCAGGTACAGAGGACCACTCCATCCCTTCGTGGAAAAATCCGCAAGTGATCAATGTGTTGGCGACACTTAATGACTCACTTTCAAATACCGTCATTCGGACTTTTAATATTTTTCTTGCCGCCCAAGCCAGGATTTCTCTCCTGAGGAATCTGACGTCCAGTCCAGTTTTTCTTGCTTCATCAGATGTCCAAAACACTGCGAGGACTATTTCTTGGTCCGTTGCCAGGGACCATACGGAAACCCCGTGGGGTTTTCCTTCAATTTCCAAAATGGTTATGATCAGATTTTCATCATTAGGTGAAAACGATTTGTCCCTGGAAAGAAAATCTTGAAACGATCTTCGTATGGGACTGTCACCCAGCGACGACGCTATCTCAACCACGTCCTTTTCAGTGGCGGATCTGATTATTGGTTTCATGACTGTCCTTGATCCATGCAAAAGAACAATGTCATAATAAAGAGAACTTTAAGGGAAGAGCGCTTTCAACTGGATCATAATAGACTACCCTGTCATGTTAAATGAAGCCTTTTTCTCATGTTTGCCAAGATTATCGGACATGACGCGAAAATTTGGTTCAGATAGTTTTTTGGCGTTATTTGAATTTACAGGGAGTGATTAAAACGTCTGGAGGAATGGATGCTTGATTTCTTAGTCCCATGCCTGGTCACAGGCGCTCGAGGGATGCTCGGACATGATTTGTGCGCCGCATTGAACCAGGCAGGTGTTGGCTACGTTGCAACAGACCTGGGAGATATAGATGTAGGTAGCTTGGATTCGGTTCGTCTCGTTTTCAACGACGTCAAACCTGGAATGGTGATCAACCTTGCGGCAATGACCGATGTAGACGGATGTGAGTCCTCCAGAGATGAAGCTTTCAGGGTTAACGCCACTGGCCCCGAAAATCTTGCGCTAGCCTCCAGGGATTTCGGATCCTATTTCGTGCACATAAGCACCGATTATGTCTTTGATGGTTCCAAAAATGAGCCGTACCTGGAAGATGACACCCCCAATCCATTGGGAATCTACGGTAAGTCAAAACTCGAGGGCGAGATAAGATTGAGAACGGTTCTTGAACGAAATTATCTGATTGTAAGGACTCAGTGGCTGTATGGCTCAAATGGCAAAAATTTTGTCGATACCATAGTCGGGGCTGCAAAGCAAAACAGCAGGCTAAAAATCGTGAATGACCAGCGAGGGGCGCCCACCTACACTGTGGATTTGGCGGACTCAGTATTGAAGCTCTGTCAACTCAAGCCTTCCGGAATTTTCCATGTCACAAATTCTGATACCACTACATGGAGCAATTTTGCTTCCAAGATCTTGAACTTCGCGGGGATCGATGGGGTAGAAATTGAGGAGATCAGTACCGAGCAGCTTGCTCGTCCCGCCCCAAGACCGCTTTATTCAGTTCTTGACACATCAAAGTTTGAGCGTTTCACAGGTATGAAGATGCGGCCTTGGGACGCGGCTGTTAGACAATACATATCTACGAGGAATTACTAAAAAATGGGAATGACAATAACAGAAAAGATACTGGCCGTTCACGCCGGTTTGGAATATGTAAAACCCGGACAGCTTATTGAGGCTGATGTGGACATCGCCCTCGCAAACGACATCACGCTGCCGTTGGCTTTAAAGCCTTTCAAGGAAGCAGGGGGAACCAAAGTCTTTGATCCGGAAAAGGTAGTCATAGTCCTGGATCATTTTAACCCTGCCCAGAGTATTGATTCCGCCATGATGTTGGCAAAATCCCGTGAATTCGCAAAAGCAATGGAGATCGTCAATTTCTTTGACCTCGGATCAATGGGTATTGAGCACGCCCTTCTCCCCGAACTGGGGTTGGTCCGTCCTGGAGATTTGATCATAGGAGCGGACAGCCATACCTGCACCTACGGGGCCTTGTCCGCGTTTTCCACAGGAGTGGGAAGCACCGACTTCGCTGCGGCTATGTTGACCGGTAAATGCTGGTTTAAAATCCCCGAGTCGATGAAATACATCCTAAAGGGTAAATTTGGGGCATGGGTTAGTGGAAAGGATCTCATTCTCAAAATAATTGGAGACATCGGGGTGGACGGCGCGTTGTACCATGCGATGGAATTTACAGGAGAAGGGGTATCAGCTTTAACCATGGCCGATCGGTTTACAATAGCAAATATGGCTATAGAGGCCGGGGCCAAGAACGGGATCTTTGAATTCGATTCTATTACCAAGGAGTACGCTGACCTGTATGGATCAAGACACTATAACGTATATGAGTCTGACCCCGACGCCCAGTATTCCTCACATTCTGAAATAGAACTGGACGGAATACCGCCGCTCGTCGCCTTACCATTTTCTCCGGAAAACGTGCAGCCTGCCGCAGAAGTTAAGGAAATGAAAGTGGACCAGGTGGTTATAGGATCATGCACAAACGGCAGGATTGAGGACCTTAGAATAGCGGCGTCCATCCTGAAAGGCGCCAAGGTCGCTAAAGGAGTACGGCTGATCGTCATTCCTGCGACTCAGAAAGTCGTTATCCAGGCTATTAGAGAGGGTATAATTGAGACCATCATTGAGGCCGGCGGCGTCGTTTCGACCCCCACATGTGGGCCATGTCTGGGCGGTCATATGGGAATTCTGGCGCGTGGTGAACGCGCTATTTCCACGACGAACAGAAACTTTGTCGGCCGAATGGGGCATCCTGAAAGCGAGGTAATTTTGAGTTCACCGGCAGTGGCTGCCGCAAGCGCATTGACTGGGTTGGTTACAGATCCAAGAAGTCTTTGAGATGTTAAATTTAGGATTGCGCCGACTCAGGGTTTTGAGATATGATTTATTCACTAAGACGAGGAAAAAATGGACAGAGTAAAAAAAACTTTTTCACCGGGATTTTTTGTGTTACCCTTGATGTAGTGGCTTATGGATCAGAGTGGATCGAGAAAAAATATCTTGACTTCTTGGAGCCATTCTGATAATCAAAGTATCAAATTGCTTTCTTTGTCTATAATTCCACATTTGGTTCCACGCTTTACTTCTGTGGGGCCTAATAAAAGGAGGATTTGGGTATGGTTAAAAGAATTGTCGTTCTGCTAGGCGCGATGGCCATCATGATGAGCGCGATGGTTGTAGCCGAGGCGCAAGTATGCGGGATGCCTGGGCCTGGCTATGCTAACACTGGGGATATGATAATGATTCCCATGAAAGTCAAAACAACCTTCAGTAAAGCTACTGCCGGAACCGCCGGTGGTGACAGCACATTGATGTTGGGCGGCTGTGATCAGTATACTGGTGGCTTCCGTCCCTGGGGCGTATGGAAAGGCACAACCTGTCGTGAAAAAGTTCAGATTATACCCCCGAAGTGTGTTGCTCCCGCTTTTGGTGGGCCTGTCGCTTGGGGCGCTCCTC
This window of the Desulfomonilaceae bacterium genome carries:
- the rfbD gene encoding dTDP-4-dehydrorhamnose reductase; translated protein: MLDFLVPCLVTGARGMLGHDLCAALNQAGVGYVATDLGDIDVGSLDSVRLVFNDVKPGMVINLAAMTDVDGCESSRDEAFRVNATGPENLALASRDFGSYFVHISTDYVFDGSKNEPYLEDDTPNPLGIYGKSKLEGEIRLRTVLERNYLIVRTQWLYGSNGKNFVDTIVGAAKQNSRLKIVNDQRGAPTYTVDLADSVLKLCQLKPSGIFHVTNSDTTTWSNFASKILNFAGIDGVEIEEISTEQLARPAPRPLYSVLDTSKFERFTGMKMRPWDAAVRQYISTRNY
- the leuC gene encoding 3-isopropylmalate dehydratase large subunit, with product MGMTITEKILAVHAGLEYVKPGQLIEADVDIALANDITLPLALKPFKEAGGTKVFDPEKVVIVLDHFNPAQSIDSAMMLAKSREFAKAMEIVNFFDLGSMGIEHALLPELGLVRPGDLIIGADSHTCTYGALSAFSTGVGSTDFAAAMLTGKCWFKIPESMKYILKGKFGAWVSGKDLILKIIGDIGVDGALYHAMEFTGEGVSALTMADRFTIANMAIEAGAKNGIFEFDSITKEYADLYGSRHYNVYESDPDAQYSSHSEIELDGIPPLVALPFSPENVQPAAEVKEMKVDQVVIGSCTNGRIEDLRIAASILKGAKVAKGVRLIVIPATQKVVIQAIREGIIETIIEAGGVVSTPTCGPCLGGHMGILARGERAISTTNRNFVGRMGHPESEVILSSPAVAAASALTGLVTDPRSL